The following coding sequences lie in one Bordetella genomosp. 9 genomic window:
- a CDS encoding HpcH/HpaI aldolase/citrate lyase family protein translates to MPEPRLRRTLLMTPGNREDRLRKAATYAADALVYDLEDGVPPAQKARARECVAAVLAERASSGPERCVRINPLQSGLGAEDLAALPLDRIDSIMVPKVESADALRDIDAWLARSGADRGRQRPIELIALIETPRGVLRALDIADATPRTSALFFGSGDYTSALGAALDAATLQYPRCVIAAAAAAAGIQAIDAAFFLDVKDAQAARQDALTAKALGYAGKVVFHPNQIAAVNDAFSPTADEIARARRIVQAYEDQARRGHGTGVADGMFVAIDLVPPARRLLAIAEMLHLAPSAPAAVAPSDRPAAPRPSDMDLS, encoded by the coding sequence ATGCCTGAACCCCGCCTGCGCCGCACGCTGCTCATGACGCCTGGCAATCGAGAGGACCGACTGCGCAAGGCCGCGACGTATGCGGCCGACGCGCTGGTCTACGACCTGGAAGACGGCGTGCCGCCCGCCCAGAAAGCCCGCGCACGGGAATGCGTCGCGGCCGTGCTGGCCGAGCGCGCATCCAGCGGACCCGAGCGATGCGTGCGGATCAACCCGCTGCAATCCGGGCTCGGCGCGGAAGATCTGGCGGCCCTGCCGCTGGACCGCATCGACAGCATCATGGTGCCCAAGGTGGAGTCCGCGGACGCCTTGCGCGACATCGACGCATGGCTCGCGCGCTCCGGCGCGGACCGCGGCCGCCAGCGTCCCATCGAACTGATCGCATTGATCGAAACGCCTCGGGGCGTGCTGCGCGCGCTGGACATTGCCGACGCGACCCCGCGCACCAGCGCGCTGTTCTTCGGCTCTGGCGACTACACATCGGCCCTGGGAGCGGCGCTGGACGCGGCGACGCTGCAGTATCCGCGCTGCGTCATCGCCGCCGCCGCAGCGGCCGCCGGCATCCAGGCCATCGACGCGGCGTTCTTCCTGGACGTGAAGGACGCGCAGGCGGCGCGGCAGGACGCACTGACGGCCAAGGCCCTGGGTTACGCAGGCAAGGTCGTGTTCCACCCGAACCAGATCGCCGCGGTCAACGATGCGTTCTCGCCCACGGCCGACGAAATCGCGCGGGCGCGCCGCATCGTCCAGGCCTACGAAGACCAGGCGCGGCGCGGCCACGGCACCGGCGTCGCCGACGGCATGTTCGTGGCCATCGACCTGGTGCCGCCCGCGCGGCGGCTGCTTGCGATTGCCGAGATGCTGCACCTGGCGCCCTCCGCACCGGCGGCGGTTGCGCCATCCGACCGACCGGCCGCGCCGCGGCCATCCGACATGGACCTGTCATGA
- a CDS encoding ABC transporter ATP-binding protein, giving the protein MNEETGPYLEMQGVTTGYGDVPVVRNATMRFARGGITAVIGSNGAGKSTAIKAAAGLLRVWKGNVRIGGVDVTQEAPHKRLGRGLAFVPQGRIVLPEMTVRENLDIGAYILGNDRARIERALDRVVATFPVIGQRLRQLAGTMSGGEQQMLAIGRALMTDPTAIILDEPSLGLSPKFVNTVFEKLSELAASGLTVIMVEQKASRALQIADSGYVMHTGQVVYAGPGRELLDNPNVQRLFLGEVPEEIDRLVAAAHDEEAEHA; this is encoded by the coding sequence ATGAACGAAGAAACCGGGCCCTACCTGGAAATGCAGGGCGTGACCACCGGCTACGGCGACGTGCCGGTGGTGCGCAATGCCACCATGCGCTTCGCGCGCGGCGGCATCACGGCGGTGATAGGCTCGAACGGCGCCGGCAAGTCCACCGCCATCAAGGCGGCAGCCGGACTGTTGCGCGTCTGGAAAGGCAATGTCCGCATCGGCGGCGTGGACGTCACCCAGGAAGCGCCGCACAAGCGCCTGGGCAGGGGGCTGGCCTTCGTGCCGCAGGGCCGTATCGTGCTGCCCGAGATGACCGTGCGCGAGAACCTGGACATCGGCGCGTACATTCTGGGCAACGACCGCGCGCGGATCGAACGTGCGCTGGACCGCGTGGTCGCCACCTTTCCGGTGATCGGGCAACGGCTGCGCCAGCTCGCGGGCACCATGAGCGGCGGCGAGCAGCAGATGCTCGCCATCGGCCGCGCGCTGATGACGGACCCCACCGCCATCATCCTCGACGAACCGTCGCTGGGGCTGTCGCCGAAATTCGTCAACACGGTATTCGAGAAACTGAGCGAGCTGGCCGCGTCGGGACTGACCGTCATCATGGTGGAGCAAAAGGCTTCGCGCGCGCTCCAGATCGCCGACAGCGGATACGTCATGCACACCGGGCAGGTGGTCTATGCCGGGCCCGGGCGGGAACTGCTGGACAACCCCAACGTCCAGCGCCTGTTCCTGGGCGAAGTGCCCGAGGAAATCGACAGGCTGGTGGCGGCCGCGCACGACGAAGAGGCCGAGCATGCCTGA
- a CDS encoding GntR family transcriptional regulator — protein MRTNPSADGSDYAGALAGGRNPLYVALAKTLAADIHGGRYPIGSTLPTEGELSLRYGVSRHTVRQALRELKEEGLLWSRPGIGTKVRARPESPRFFSGIHNISDLLQFVDATEMHVKSRREIVADDAFAELLHCQPGQAWSETNIVRKVPGGDTPLCYLQAYLRPEYAGAIGRTRIIKRPIYSLVEERYGVRIVEVLQEITAAQLTREMAQALKADEGQAALRISRYYLDRQGTIVEVGIGHYPSGRYTQSTRFRAHSAEE, from the coding sequence ATGCGCACGAACCCTTCCGCCGACGGCTCCGATTACGCAGGCGCGCTTGCCGGCGGCCGCAATCCTCTTTACGTGGCGCTGGCCAAGACGCTGGCGGCCGATATCCATGGCGGCCGCTATCCCATCGGCAGCACGCTGCCTACCGAAGGCGAGCTTTCGCTGCGCTATGGGGTCAGCCGTCATACGGTGCGCCAGGCGCTGCGGGAATTGAAGGAAGAGGGCCTGCTGTGGTCGCGGCCCGGCATCGGCACCAAGGTGCGCGCGCGTCCGGAATCGCCGCGCTTCTTCAGCGGAATCCACAACATCTCGGACCTGCTGCAGTTCGTCGACGCCACGGAAATGCACGTGAAGTCGCGCCGGGAAATCGTTGCCGACGACGCCTTCGCGGAGCTGCTGCACTGCCAGCCGGGCCAGGCCTGGTCGGAAACCAACATCGTGCGCAAGGTGCCGGGCGGCGACACGCCGCTGTGTTACCTGCAGGCGTACCTGCGTCCCGAATACGCGGGCGCCATCGGCCGCACGCGCATCATCAAGCGCCCCATCTATTCCTTGGTGGAGGAGCGCTACGGCGTCCGCATCGTCGAGGTCTTGCAGGAGATCACCGCGGCGCAGCTGACGCGGGAGATGGCACAGGCGCTGAAGGCCGACGAGGGCCAGGCGGCGCTGCGCATCTCGCGCTATTACCTGGACAGGCAGGGCACCATTGTCGAAGTGGGTATCGGTCATTATCCCAGCGGCAGATATACGCAAAGCACGCGGTTCCGCGCCCATAGCGCGGAGGAGTAG
- a CDS encoding branched-chain amino acid ABC transporter permease, protein MPFLELFVGGILLGGLYALMACGLNLVFGVMRVINFAHGDLLAVGALTTVSIVAGMHLPYFAALVLVPLLTAALGLAMQWLVIRRIADAPMIMSLLATFALSTIIVNVSILIWGGGYRGLPTVLGGSVALAGMDIPLSRLVSFVVAMAATLGVWWFLQTTRYGKAIRSVSQAPELAVISGISIEQVRNVTFALGAAMAGLAGVLLAPTFASDAQLGARFGIKAFAVIIVGGMGSYPGAMLAALLMGILEVFAGYLYGQVLGAATVFLAMLVVLVVRPRGIFGMGARA, encoded by the coding sequence GTGCCCTTTCTCGAGCTATTCGTCGGCGGCATCCTGCTGGGCGGTTTGTACGCCCTGATGGCTTGCGGCCTGAACCTGGTTTTCGGCGTCATGCGCGTCATCAACTTCGCGCATGGCGACCTGCTGGCCGTCGGCGCGCTGACCACGGTGTCGATCGTCGCCGGCATGCACCTTCCCTATTTCGCGGCGCTGGTCCTGGTGCCGCTGCTGACGGCCGCGCTCGGCCTGGCGATGCAGTGGCTCGTCATCCGCCGCATCGCCGACGCGCCGATGATCATGTCGCTGCTGGCGACCTTCGCGCTATCGACCATCATCGTCAATGTATCCATCCTGATCTGGGGCGGCGGCTACCGCGGCCTGCCCACGGTGCTGGGCGGCTCCGTCGCCCTGGCCGGCATGGACATACCGTTGTCGCGGCTGGTGTCCTTCGTCGTCGCCATGGCGGCGACGCTGGGCGTTTGGTGGTTCCTGCAGACCACCCGCTACGGCAAGGCCATCCGCTCGGTGTCGCAGGCGCCGGAGCTGGCGGTGATCTCCGGAATCTCGATCGAGCAGGTGCGCAACGTCACCTTCGCGCTGGGCGCCGCGATGGCGGGACTGGCGGGCGTGCTGCTGGCGCCCACATTCGCGTCCGACGCACAGCTGGGCGCGCGCTTCGGCATCAAGGCATTCGCGGTCATCATCGTCGGCGGCATGGGCAGCTACCCGGGCGCCATGCTGGCCGCCCTGCTCATGGGCATCCTGGAAGTCTTCGCCGGCTACCTTTACGGGCAGGTGCTGGGCGCGGCCACGGTGTTCCTGGCCATGCTGGTGGTACTGGTCGTGCGGCCGCGCGGCATCTTCGGCATGGGAGCGCGCGCATGA
- a CDS encoding HpcH/HpaI aldolase/citrate lyase family protein, with protein MNASTDTMPPASHRPERLHRSELAVPATNPRFFAKAAASAADVVFLDLEDAVAPHAKDEARANAVAALNEVDWGGKTMAVRVNGLDTPWAHRDIVDVARLAPRLDLILLPKAGSGFDVRFVDQLLTLIERETGRPTQIGIEVLIETAMGVANAEAIAQGSPRLEAMIFGVGDYTVDMRTYDDVFGLPSPRYAVLTGNAHGGARERHWNDQWHFAMARIANACRAYGLRPVDGPYTDFRDAEGYRASAQRAAALGFEGKWAIHPSQIELANEAFSPTPAQREWAARIAKLIEDTNRTGQGAVGDDGVLVDMAHLKQARQIARRQALIERMAAGA; from the coding sequence ATGAACGCGTCTACCGACACAATGCCGCCCGCCTCGCACCGTCCCGAACGGCTGCACCGGTCCGAACTGGCCGTGCCCGCCACCAACCCGCGCTTTTTCGCGAAGGCAGCGGCCAGCGCCGCCGACGTCGTCTTTTTGGATCTGGAAGACGCGGTGGCGCCGCATGCCAAGGACGAAGCCCGCGCGAACGCCGTGGCGGCGCTGAACGAGGTGGACTGGGGCGGCAAAACCATGGCGGTGCGGGTCAATGGCCTGGATACGCCATGGGCGCACCGGGACATCGTTGACGTTGCGCGTCTCGCGCCGCGACTGGATCTGATCCTGCTGCCCAAGGCGGGATCCGGCTTCGACGTGCGCTTCGTCGACCAGCTGCTCACGCTGATCGAACGCGAAACCGGCCGCCCCACGCAGATCGGCATCGAAGTCCTGATCGAAACCGCCATGGGCGTCGCCAATGCCGAGGCCATCGCCCAGGGTTCGCCGCGGCTGGAGGCAATGATCTTCGGCGTCGGCGATTACACCGTGGACATGCGGACCTACGACGATGTGTTCGGCCTGCCCAGCCCGCGTTATGCGGTGCTGACGGGCAACGCGCACGGCGGCGCGCGCGAGCGGCACTGGAACGATCAATGGCATTTCGCGATGGCCCGCATCGCCAACGCCTGCCGCGCATATGGGCTGCGCCCCGTCGATGGTCCGTATACGGACTTCCGCGACGCCGAAGGCTACCGGGCGTCGGCCCAGCGCGCGGCGGCGCTGGGGTTCGAGGGCAAGTGGGCAATCCATCCCAGCCAGATCGAACTGGCCAATGAAGCGTTTTCTCCCACCCCTGCCCAACGCGAATGGGCAGCCCGCATCGCGAAGCTTATCGAGGACACCAACCGGACAGGGCAAGGCGCCGTCGGCGATGACGGCGTGCTGGTCGATATGGCGCACCTGAAACAGGCGCGGCAGATCGCCCGCCGCCAGGCCCTGATCGAGCGCATGGCGGCGGGCGCCTGA
- a CDS encoding ABC transporter ATP-binding protein — translation MQEDILVVENVRKSFGGRVALDGASLRIAKGSITGVIGPNGSGKSTLFNIVAGTLPPDAGRVLFDGQDLAHASPADICRRGLGRTFQISRLFAEMTVLENLVVVAHGLSDADAVQRALELLDFLEITPLRDKWGAELSYGQRKLVEIARALMLAPRVMLLDEPFAGINPRLQNRIVDHLQILRAQGLTLFFIDHEMRIVLEICDDLYVLSEGQVIAHGDAAAIRADERVKEAYF, via the coding sequence ATGCAGGAAGACATACTCGTGGTCGAAAACGTGCGCAAAAGCTTCGGCGGACGGGTGGCGCTGGATGGCGCCAGTCTGCGCATCGCCAAGGGCTCCATCACAGGCGTGATCGGGCCGAACGGGTCCGGCAAGTCGACGCTCTTCAACATCGTGGCGGGCACCCTGCCGCCGGATGCGGGACGGGTGCTGTTCGACGGCCAGGACCTGGCGCACGCCTCGCCGGCCGATATCTGCCGCCGCGGCCTCGGCCGGACTTTCCAGATCTCGCGCCTGTTCGCCGAAATGACGGTGCTGGAAAACCTGGTGGTGGTCGCGCACGGGCTATCGGATGCGGACGCGGTGCAGCGCGCGCTCGAGCTGCTGGACTTCCTGGAAATCACGCCGCTGCGCGACAAGTGGGGCGCGGAACTGTCGTACGGGCAGCGCAAGCTGGTGGAAATCGCGCGGGCGCTGATGCTGGCGCCGCGGGTGATGCTGCTGGACGAGCCCTTCGCCGGCATCAATCCGCGGCTGCAGAACCGCATCGTCGACCATCTGCAGATTCTGCGAGCCCAGGGGCTGACCCTGTTTTTCATCGACCACGAGATGCGCATCGTGCTGGAAATCTGCGACGACCTGTATGTGCTGTCCGAAGGCCAGGTCATCGCGCACGGCGATGCCGCAGCCATCCGCGCCGACGAGCGCGTCAAGGAAGCGTACTTCTGA
- a CDS encoding HpcH/HpaI aldolase/citrate lyase family protein — protein sequence MTVFRSFLFAPANHARRVEKALALDADAVILDLEDACAVSEKAASRAKVVEAMRQPRRCLGYVRVNPLHTVFAYGDLTETIRPGLDGVVLPKVESASDVRTADWLMRQLERERGMPEGGVDLIPIIETAQGVARLPEILTAAPRVRRVAFGAGDFTLDLDLTWTRDETELAPYRAQIVMQSRAAGLEPPLDTVWVDLKDPEGCEASARKARELGFQGKLCIHPDQIAMVNRAFSPSDAQIERARRVLDAFAQAEAQGSSAIQLDGQFIDYPIVYAAQRVVAMAERLSGRAA from the coding sequence ATGACGGTGTTCAGATCGTTTTTGTTCGCGCCGGCCAATCACGCCCGGCGCGTTGAAAAGGCCCTTGCGCTGGACGCCGACGCCGTCATCCTCGATCTGGAGGACGCCTGCGCGGTTTCCGAAAAAGCCGCCAGCCGCGCGAAAGTGGTCGAGGCCATGCGCCAGCCGCGCCGCTGCCTGGGCTATGTGCGCGTCAATCCCCTGCACACCGTTTTCGCCTACGGCGACCTGACCGAAACGATCCGTCCCGGCCTGGACGGCGTGGTGCTGCCCAAGGTCGAGTCGGCCAGCGACGTGCGCACGGCCGATTGGCTGATGCGGCAACTGGAACGCGAACGCGGCATGCCGGAGGGCGGCGTTGACCTGATTCCCATCATCGAGACCGCGCAAGGCGTGGCCCGCTTGCCCGAGATCCTGACGGCCGCGCCGCGGGTGCGGCGCGTGGCCTTCGGCGCGGGCGATTTCACCCTGGACCTGGACCTCACCTGGACGCGCGACGAAACCGAGCTGGCGCCCTATCGGGCGCAGATCGTCATGCAGTCGCGCGCCGCCGGCCTGGAGCCGCCGCTGGACACGGTATGGGTGGACCTGAAGGATCCCGAAGGATGCGAGGCCTCGGCGCGCAAGGCGCGCGAACTGGGCTTCCAGGGCAAGCTCTGCATCCACCCGGACCAGATCGCCATGGTCAACCGCGCCTTTTCACCGAGCGACGCGCAGATCGAACGCGCGCGCCGTGTCCTGGATGCCTTCGCGCAAGCCGAGGCCCAGGGCTCGTCGGCCATACAGCTGGACGGCCAATTCATCGATTACCCCATCGTCTACGCCGCGCAGCGGGTGGTGGCGATGGCGGAAAGGCTTTCGGGGCGCGCGGCCTAG
- a CDS encoding CaiB/BaiF CoA transferase family protein, which yields MSNAAAAVRPLDHLKVIDVSSFLAGPFCSTQLAEFGADVIKLELPRVGDPLRRFGTITPCGDSLPWLSECRNKKSATLDLRTPEGAELLKALVKESDVLVENFQPGTLEKWNLGWDVLKEVNPRLIMVRISGYGQTGPYSGRPGFGRIGNAFGGLSYLAGYPDRPPVTPGSATIPDYMAGLYGALGVLLALQSLAKTGRGQVVDIGLYEPIFRILDELAPAYHMKGYVRQRMGPGTVNVVPHSHYPTADGRWVAIACTSDKIFERLAHAMGVPEVAGTGKWGTIAQREAERAQVDEYVGAWSSQYTRDEVLRRCEEHQVPCGPVYAIDEIFEDPQYAARGNIVRFQDARVGEYAVPNVVPRLTDTPGGIDRLGPALGEHNDEVYRERLGLSPERIEALAKAGVI from the coding sequence ATGAGCAATGCAGCGGCCGCCGTCCGGCCTCTCGATCATCTGAAAGTGATCGACGTATCCAGTTTTCTGGCCGGGCCCTTCTGCTCGACGCAGCTTGCCGAATTCGGCGCGGACGTCATCAAGCTGGAATTGCCGCGCGTGGGCGACCCGCTGCGGCGGTTCGGCACCATCACGCCCTGCGGCGACTCGCTGCCCTGGCTGTCCGAATGCCGCAACAAGAAGTCCGCCACGCTGGACCTGCGCACGCCCGAAGGCGCGGAGCTGCTGAAAGCGCTGGTGAAGGAATCGGACGTGCTGGTGGAAAACTTCCAGCCGGGAACGCTGGAGAAGTGGAACCTGGGATGGGACGTGCTGAAGGAAGTGAATCCGCGCCTGATCATGGTGCGGATCTCCGGTTATGGGCAGACCGGCCCTTACAGCGGCCGGCCCGGCTTCGGCCGCATCGGCAACGCCTTCGGCGGACTGTCGTACCTGGCCGGCTACCCGGACCGTCCGCCCGTGACGCCCGGCTCGGCCACGATTCCGGACTACATGGCGGGCCTGTACGGCGCGCTGGGTGTGCTGCTGGCGCTGCAATCGCTGGCCAAGACGGGACGCGGCCAAGTGGTGGACATCGGCCTGTACGAGCCGATCTTCCGCATCCTCGACGAACTGGCGCCCGCGTATCACATGAAGGGCTACGTGCGGCAACGCATGGGCCCCGGCACGGTGAACGTGGTGCCGCATAGCCACTACCCCACGGCCGACGGCCGCTGGGTCGCCATCGCCTGCACCAGCGACAAGATCTTCGAGCGCCTGGCCCACGCGATGGGCGTGCCCGAAGTGGCCGGCACGGGCAAATGGGGCACCATTGCGCAGCGCGAAGCCGAGCGCGCCCAGGTGGACGAGTACGTCGGCGCGTGGAGCTCCCAATACACGCGCGATGAAGTGCTGCGGCGCTGCGAGGAACACCAGGTGCCGTGCGGGCCGGTCTACGCCATCGACGAGATCTTCGAGGACCCGCAGTACGCGGCGCGCGGCAATATCGTCCGTTTCCAGGATGCGCGCGTGGGCGAATACGCGGTGCCCAACGTCGTGCCGAGGCTGACGGACACCCCGGGCGGCATCGACCGCCTCGGGCCCGCGCTGGGCGAGCACAACGACGAGGTTTACCGCGAGCGCCTGGGCCTGTCGCCCGAACGCATCGAGGCATTGGCCAAGGCCGGCGTGATCTAG
- a CDS encoding branched-chain amino acid ABC transporter permease — protein sequence MKTVLILAVAVIAAAIAPRYAGSYPMSFLVQTFIFIGLAYSWNLIGGYAGYTHFGQVTFFGIGAYIGAIAIGKDMPWMWATLLAAVCASLCAAVLGAIMLRLKGPFFAIGMFGIARVCESLALGLDNITQGGTGLYLAAVDLDLVYYAAGAIALVLIVATWRLDNSRLGLQLLSIREDETAAAALGVRTTRLKIGTFIASAFMPGALGSLYACYLGFIDPTTAFAPMTELTVIAMVLLGGMGTVLGPLAGAVALSVVNEVLWARLPEIYLSLVGVIILVAVLFMPRGIVNFAQRHAWSWMPVARGHLRRLADRRGKPAAQARKPMPKASRPAPKQFIKP from the coding sequence ATGAAAACCGTCCTGATCCTGGCCGTCGCCGTGATCGCGGCGGCCATCGCGCCGCGCTACGCCGGCTCATACCCGATGTCCTTCCTGGTGCAGACCTTCATCTTCATCGGGCTGGCCTATTCCTGGAACCTGATCGGCGGCTACGCCGGCTACACCCATTTCGGCCAGGTGACCTTCTTCGGCATCGGGGCCTACATCGGCGCGATCGCCATCGGCAAGGACATGCCCTGGATGTGGGCAACCCTGCTGGCGGCCGTGTGCGCGTCGCTGTGCGCGGCCGTGCTGGGCGCCATCATGCTGCGTCTGAAGGGGCCGTTCTTCGCCATCGGCATGTTCGGCATCGCCCGTGTATGCGAGTCGCTGGCCCTGGGTTTGGACAACATCACGCAGGGCGGCACCGGTCTGTACCTGGCGGCGGTGGATCTGGACCTGGTCTATTACGCCGCCGGCGCCATCGCGCTGGTGCTGATCGTCGCCACCTGGCGCCTGGACAATTCCCGGCTGGGGCTGCAACTGCTGTCCATCCGCGAGGACGAAACTGCCGCCGCCGCGTTGGGCGTGCGCACCACGCGGCTGAAGATCGGCACCTTCATCGCTTCGGCCTTCATGCCGGGCGCGCTGGGCAGCCTGTACGCCTGCTACCTGGGCTTCATCGACCCCACGACCGCCTTCGCGCCGATGACGGAACTGACCGTGATCGCGATGGTGCTGCTGGGCGGCATGGGGACGGTGCTCGGCCCCCTGGCGGGCGCCGTCGCGCTTTCCGTGGTGAACGAGGTGCTGTGGGCCCGCCTGCCGGAGATCTACCTTTCGCTGGTCGGCGTGATCATCCTGGTCGCCGTCCTTTTCATGCCGCGCGGCATCGTCAATTTCGCGCAGCGCCACGCTTGGTCCTGGATGCCGGTGGCGCGCGGGCACCTGCGCCGCCTGGCGGACCGGCGCGGCAAGCCGGCCGCGCAGGCGCGCAAGCCCATGCCGAAGGCCTCGCGGCCCGCGCCGAAGCAATTCATCAAGCCATGA
- a CDS encoding amino acid ABC transporter substrate-binding protein, with protein METQRDDNMIDAPRRKWITRTGAALAVAAACAAGLAGPAGAADKPIRVGVALSQSGNLADSAKHYWEGVALWRDQVNARGGLLGRQVELIVYDDRSDPATAARLYEKLISDDNVDLLFGPWGSASAATASGVANRHKRIFFNSGGASEQIQERGYKYLFQTAAPISAYVASIGPLAEQRQLKSIAFFGRDYPAARDMEKSIKAIAQQRELKVTASEFFPAGTTDFSSMIAQARQQQPDIWVSVGYPNEAIEMVRQFKASNYLPKVFIHNGVSIDDFLKASGKDGEYAFGMSLYEPSLKTKGNAEFVKAYREQYKSDPGYYSAFSYAGATVMEAAVKAAGSLDQDKLRDVLTTLEVDTVMGHHKVDPKTGKQVGVTGLLVQVRDGKREIVMPTDVKTADAVIPMPPWNKR; from the coding sequence ATGGAAACGCAGCGGGATGACAACATGATCGACGCGCCACGACGGAAATGGATAACGCGCACCGGCGCCGCTCTGGCGGTCGCCGCGGCATGCGCGGCGGGGCTGGCGGGCCCGGCGGGCGCGGCCGACAAGCCGATACGCGTGGGCGTGGCGCTGTCGCAGTCGGGAAACCTGGCCGACAGCGCGAAGCACTATTGGGAAGGCGTGGCCTTGTGGCGCGACCAGGTCAATGCCCGCGGCGGGCTGCTGGGGCGTCAGGTGGAGCTGATCGTCTACGACGACCGCAGCGATCCCGCCACCGCGGCCCGTCTGTACGAAAAGCTGATCAGCGACGACAACGTCGACCTGCTTTTCGGGCCCTGGGGATCGGCGTCCGCCGCCACGGCCTCGGGCGTGGCCAACCGGCACAAGCGCATCTTCTTCAACTCCGGCGGCGCGTCCGAGCAAATCCAGGAGCGAGGCTACAAATACCTCTTCCAGACCGCGGCGCCCATCAGCGCCTACGTGGCCAGTATCGGGCCGCTGGCCGAGCAGCGCCAGTTGAAGTCCATTGCGTTCTTCGGGCGCGACTACCCCGCGGCGCGCGACATGGAGAAATCCATCAAGGCCATCGCCCAGCAGCGCGAGCTGAAAGTGACCGCGTCGGAGTTCTTTCCCGCGGGCACCACGGACTTTTCCTCGATGATTGCACAGGCGCGCCAGCAGCAGCCCGACATCTGGGTCTCGGTGGGCTATCCCAACGAGGCGATAGAGATGGTGCGGCAATTCAAGGCCTCCAACTATCTGCCCAAGGTCTTCATCCACAACGGCGTATCCATCGACGACTTCCTGAAGGCATCTGGCAAGGACGGCGAATACGCCTTCGGCATGTCGCTGTACGAGCCGTCGCTCAAGACGAAGGGCAATGCCGAGTTCGTGAAGGCCTACCGCGAACAGTACAAGAGCGACCCCGGTTACTACTCGGCATTCTCCTATGCCGGCGCCACGGTGATGGAAGCCGCGGTGAAGGCGGCCGGATCGCTGGACCAGGACAAGCTGCGCGACGTGTTGACCACGCTGGAAGTCGACACGGTGATGGGTCACCACAAGGTCGATCCGAAGACCGGCAAGCAGGTGGGCGTTACCGGCCTGCTGGTGCAGGTGCGCGACGGCAAGCGGGAAATCGTCATGCCCACCGACGTGAAGACAGCGGACGCGGTCATCCCGATGCCGCCATGGAACAAGCGCTGA